One window of the Spirochaetia bacterium 38H-sp genome contains the following:
- a CDS encoding ATP-binding protein produces MRQIIGIFSGIALREKLSHFPSVKNEVLNGERFVNRVRIGIVIILSIVLIGYFIEQGYFITDVHGYLISLMLISVVHIIIVEYYIAKKELGIIPYLSVFIDAIVVSASFLVFLSNFPFPSAVIVLYIMFFGSVFSSIVRYNPLNTLFAGFLNAVSFAIVMTLLSRRQLFSGNIGNLFSLLMDPVGIIAASILLFFYGLVGTLFISTFLNFMLKAARSDIQLQKIEERSASLLENIPGIIFQLEISALGNIYYSYIGARAEEILGEKIHRLKNNPFYTLMFLDKKTFRHVLSMLKRLPSSKEPVSIDVQLNTKKGRRWFTLYTSMTANVVGTFFINAILIDSQEIKETQEKLLKAKEEAENATKAKSAFLAMMSHELRTPLNGVIGMSELLLSEELSPQAKGYLATIKSSGENLLTIINDVLDASRLESGKLKVDIRPCDIKTVLEDVYKTLYPQVYHRDIVFKLVVREEIPAILLTDGARLSQILFNLAGNALKFTRQGEVKIEVIKKEETGSKITLVFRISDTGIGIPLEEQDRIFERFHQVDMRSTRKFPGTGLGLSIARDLVNLLHGYIELHSREGKGTIFNVVIPFEYDRNNTTMLMPFEKTDLDETIEEEDIAFTSQYVEKIENTEKEEQGSLQKAVMALVVDDNPENRKVVEKMLIRNNILVHNADTGKTAIELATKNKYNIIFLDYNMPEMDGLETANAIRNIKINSETPLIVLTGQVLPEDKDSFISKGFDDLLAKPVHLEDIRNLLKKWRII; encoded by the coding sequence GTGAGACAAATCATTGGTATATTTTCTGGAATTGCCCTAAGAGAAAAATTATCACATTTCCCTTCTGTTAAAAATGAGGTTCTAAATGGAGAGCGTTTTGTTAATAGGGTAAGAATAGGCATAGTAATAATACTTAGTATTGTTCTGATAGGATATTTTATAGAACAGGGCTATTTTATTACGGATGTCCATGGATATCTCATTTCCCTAATGCTTATCTCCGTAGTCCATATAATAATTGTAGAGTATTATATAGCAAAGAAAGAATTGGGTATAATTCCGTATTTATCCGTGTTTATCGATGCCATAGTTGTTAGTGCTTCTTTTCTTGTCTTTCTGTCCAATTTTCCATTTCCTTCTGCCGTTATAGTTTTGTATATAATGTTCTTTGGCTCTGTATTTTCTTCTATTGTAAGATACAATCCTCTTAATACTTTGTTTGCAGGATTTTTAAATGCAGTATCTTTTGCAATAGTAATGACTCTTCTTTCTCGCAGACAGCTTTTTTCCGGTAATATCGGCAATCTTTTTTCTCTTCTTATGGATCCGGTCGGCATTATTGCTGCATCTATACTCCTTTTTTTCTATGGGCTTGTAGGAACATTGTTTATAAGCACCTTTCTTAATTTTATGCTTAAAGCCGCAAGGTCGGATATCCAATTGCAAAAAATAGAGGAAAGAAGCGCTTCTCTCCTAGAAAACATACCTGGTATAATTTTTCAGCTTGAGATAAGTGCTCTTGGTAACATATATTACAGTTATATAGGGGCAAGAGCCGAGGAGATCCTTGGGGAGAAAATCCATAGATTAAAAAACAATCCCTTCTATACTCTTATGTTCTTGGACAAAAAAACTTTCAGACATGTGCTTAGTATGCTTAAAAGGCTGCCAAGCAGCAAAGAACCTGTGAGTATAGATGTCCAACTTAATACAAAAAAAGGACGCAGATGGTTTACTCTGTATACCAGTATGACTGCTAACGTGGTTGGTACATTTTTTATCAATGCCATCTTGATAGATTCTCAGGAGATAAAAGAAACCCAGGAAAAGCTGTTAAAAGCAAAAGAAGAGGCAGAAAACGCAACAAAGGCAAAAAGCGCCTTTCTTGCTATGATGAGTCATGAGCTTAGAACACCGTTAAACGGTGTTATAGGAATGAGCGAACTTTTGCTTTCGGAAGAACTAAGCCCGCAGGCAAAAGGTTATCTTGCTACAATAAAATCTTCTGGAGAAAATCTTCTTACAATAATCAATGATGTTCTGGATGCTTCTCGTTTGGAATCGGGAAAATTAAAAGTTGATATCAGGCCTTGCGACATAAAAACAGTTCTGGAAGATGTCTATAAAACCCTGTATCCGCAAGTATATCATAGAGATATAGTTTTTAAACTCGTTGTAAGAGAAGAAATCCCCGCAATACTTCTTACAGATGGTGCAAGGCTTTCTCAAATACTATTCAATCTTGCAGGCAATGCCTTGAAGTTTACACGACAGGGAGAAGTTAAAATTGAAGTTATAAAAAAAGAAGAGACAGGAAGTAAAATAACTCTTGTTTTTAGGATATCTGACACAGGTATAGGAATACCTCTAGAGGAGCAAGACCGAATATTCGAGAGGTTCCATCAAGTTGATATGAGAAGCACAAGGAAATTCCCCGGCACTGGACTTGGGCTTTCCATAGCCAGAGACCTTGTAAATCTTCTACATGGCTATATCGAATTGCATAGCAGAGAAGGAAAAGGCACTATTTTTAACGTTGTTATCCCCTTTGAGTATGATAGAAACAATACTACCATGCTTATGCCTTTTGAAAAAACAGATTTGGATGAGACTATAGAAGAGGAAGACATTGCTTTTACATCCCAGTATGTAGAAAAAATAGAGAATACAGAAAAAGAAGAGCAAGGTTCTTTGCAAAAAGCGGTTATGGCTCTGGTTGTGGATGATAATCCTGAAAACAGAAAAGTTGTGGAAAAAATGCTTATCAGAAACAATATCCTTGTACATAATGCAGATACTGGGAAAACCGCTATAGAGCTTGCAACAAAAAACAAATACAACATAATATTTTTGGATTATAACATGCCAGAAATGGACGGACTTGAGACAGCTAATGCTATCAGAAATATAAAAATCAATTCTGAAACTCCTCTTATAGTATTAACAGGGCAAGTTCTTCCTGAGGACAAGGACTCTTTTATTTCAAAAGGATTTGACGATCTTCTTGCAAAGCCTGTTCATCTAGAAGATATTAGAAACCTGCTTAAAAAATGGCGCATAATATAG
- the radA gene encoding DNA repair protein RadA, protein MSAKKTASVYYTCSECGASSPKWLGKCPDCGTWNSMIENQSPAPASYDKKKHIHKSELITIDNIPLEEQGRISTGISELDRVLGGGMVPGSSILIGGEPGIGKSTLMLQAASKISQQHKTTYIAGEESPGQIASRAKRIGAISGKLTLTTQTTVEELEQVLRKHKTRILVVDSIQMLHSPQAGNTPGTINQLKYCTYELSQWAKENNCIAFFIAHLTKEGSIAGPRQVEHMVDTVLYFENTEHNLRILRSSKNRFGSIDELGIFSMSAGGLEEVREISNLFLVNRAGELPPGVAVAPVEEGTRTFLVEIQALTVPSKTGLSRVYSGSIDPRQVSRVAAVLEKHIGLQFSSQDIYVNIAGGLRIKEVAIELPLAMALYSARTGINLPQSLAITGELSLAGEVRSIKNLSRRIKTARELGIKNIISPPAEQEKIAENFTPVRTIKEAISTIFGNKNN, encoded by the coding sequence TTGAGCGCAAAAAAGACAGCTTCTGTTTATTATACGTGCTCGGAGTGTGGAGCAAGCTCACCTAAGTGGCTTGGCAAGTGCCCTGATTGTGGGACATGGAACAGCATGATAGAAAACCAGAGTCCAGCTCCTGCATCCTACGACAAAAAAAAGCACATACATAAATCAGAGTTAATCACTATAGACAACATACCCCTTGAAGAGCAGGGAAGAATCAGTACGGGAATATCGGAGTTGGACAGAGTTCTTGGTGGAGGCATGGTCCCTGGTTCCTCAATCCTGATAGGTGGAGAACCGGGCATAGGAAAATCAACTCTCATGCTACAAGCTGCCTCTAAAATATCACAACAACATAAAACCACTTATATAGCAGGAGAAGAGTCACCTGGTCAGATAGCAAGCCGTGCAAAAAGAATAGGAGCGATAAGTGGTAAACTAACCCTTACAACCCAGACTACTGTAGAAGAACTTGAGCAAGTATTAAGGAAACACAAAACACGTATTCTGGTAGTGGACTCTATCCAAATGCTGCACTCACCTCAGGCTGGAAATACCCCGGGAACAATAAACCAGCTAAAATACTGCACATACGAACTAAGCCAATGGGCAAAAGAAAACAACTGCATAGCCTTTTTTATTGCACATCTCACAAAAGAAGGAAGTATAGCCGGACCTCGTCAGGTAGAACACATGGTAGATACAGTACTTTACTTTGAGAATACCGAGCACAACCTGAGAATACTCAGAAGCAGTAAAAACCGTTTTGGCTCCATAGACGAGCTTGGCATATTCAGCATGAGTGCAGGTGGACTGGAAGAAGTAAGAGAAATAAGCAATCTGTTTCTTGTAAATCGTGCGGGAGAATTACCCCCTGGTGTGGCAGTAGCCCCTGTAGAAGAAGGCACAAGAACCTTCCTTGTAGAAATCCAGGCATTGACAGTCCCCTCTAAGACAGGATTATCCAGGGTTTACTCCGGCAGCATAGATCCTAGACAAGTTTCACGTGTTGCTGCAGTCTTAGAAAAACACATAGGCCTACAATTCTCCAGTCAGGACATATACGTAAACATAGCCGGAGGTCTTAGGATAAAAGAAGTCGCAATAGAACTTCCGCTTGCAATGGCCCTCTACTCTGCCCGTACAGGGATAAACCTGCCACAATCCCTGGCGATAACAGGAGAACTATCCCTTGCAGGAGAAGTACGAAGCATAAAAAACCTCTCACGTCGCATAAAAACAGCAAGAGAGCTGGGAATAAAAAACATAATAAGCCCCCCCGCAGAGCAGGAAAAAATAGCGGAAAACTTTACCCCTGTGAGAACAATAAAAGAAGCCATAAGCACAATCTTTGGCAATAAAAACAATTAG
- a CDS encoding cellulase family glycosylhydrolase: protein MKNTVQILVVPIMLAVFITACVSSPPEGFRTASELVEQMTVGWNLGNTMDAIEGETSWGNPETSYELLKTVREAGFDTLRIPVTWGPFMDSNYKVASERMQRVKQIVDWAKELGFITIVNIHHEDSWLKPQKEGLEEVKKQYKALWKQIAETFKDYGDFLIFEAMNEPRLVGTPEEWSGGTEEGREVINELNLLFVDTVRSSGGFNRFRTLLVTPYGANAKAGAEGLVVPDGDNIAVSIHSYDPFNFTFASGDMFELFTWDGSQLRPLERMFDNIKGRFIEKGIPVILTEFGSTVKEMELDNGDRIPNTKEVAKYASNIVQIAKKRGIKTIWWDNGKLGVGDDFFALLDRNTLQWAKPEIVKALIEAAEAPPEPLIFPPAKKGKITASKSTGFLDEAGRVKVLQGSPVIDGQIDDVWQKADFVIPGNRNGKDLSATAKFKLLWDAKKLYILAYVEDPELDMSSGNPWEHDSFEIFLDENGAAGSAYDSDDIQFRVSYDGKVVTGNGDLSRFTTSVVPYEKDGKTIGYIVEASIDWLLSHDTGNIMGFDMQVNDASGGVRIGTLTFNDNTNSAWQSPAVFGQLRLY from the coding sequence ATGAAGAACACAGTACAGATTCTGGTTGTGCCAATAATGCTGGCTGTTTTTATAACAGCTTGTGTAAGCTCCCCTCCTGAGGGTTTCCGGACGGCCAGTGAGCTTGTAGAGCAAATGACAGTTGGTTGGAACCTTGGAAACACTATGGATGCCATAGAAGGAGAAACGAGCTGGGGAAATCCTGAGACAAGCTATGAGTTGCTAAAAACAGTAAGAGAAGCAGGGTTTGATACTCTGAGAATACCTGTAACATGGGGACCTTTTATGGATTCCAACTACAAAGTAGCTTCCGAAAGAATGCAGCGCGTAAAACAGATAGTAGACTGGGCAAAGGAACTTGGTTTTATAACAATAGTCAACATACACCATGAGGACAGCTGGCTCAAACCGCAAAAAGAAGGACTGGAAGAAGTAAAAAAGCAGTATAAAGCCCTATGGAAGCAAATAGCAGAAACATTTAAAGATTATGGTGATTTCCTTATCTTTGAGGCTATGAATGAGCCTAGACTTGTTGGAACACCGGAAGAGTGGTCAGGGGGCACGGAAGAAGGCAGAGAGGTGATAAACGAGCTCAACTTGCTTTTTGTGGATACTGTTCGCTCATCAGGAGGTTTTAACCGCTTTAGAACCCTTCTTGTTACACCCTACGGTGCAAATGCAAAAGCCGGTGCAGAAGGACTTGTTGTACCTGACGGTGATAATATAGCTGTAAGCATTCACAGCTATGATCCATTTAATTTTACCTTTGCAAGTGGAGATATGTTTGAGCTTTTTACGTGGGATGGCAGTCAGTTGAGACCTCTTGAGAGGATGTTTGACAATATAAAAGGGCGTTTTATAGAAAAAGGTATCCCTGTTATTCTTACGGAGTTTGGCTCTACGGTAAAAGAAATGGAGCTTGATAACGGAGACAGAATACCCAACACAAAGGAAGTTGCAAAATATGCATCCAATATCGTTCAGATAGCAAAAAAAAGAGGAATAAAAACCATCTGGTGGGATAATGGAAAGCTTGGTGTCGGGGATGATTTCTTTGCTCTCTTGGACAGAAATACACTGCAGTGGGCAAAACCGGAAATAGTAAAGGCTCTTATAGAGGCTGCAGAAGCTCCGCCGGAGCCTCTTATTTTCCCTCCCGCAAAGAAAGGCAAAATAACAGCCAGCAAGTCAACAGGTTTCCTTGACGAGGCAGGAAGAGTAAAGGTTTTGCAAGGAAGTCCCGTAATTGATGGACAGATAGATGATGTCTGGCAAAAAGCGGATTTTGTGATACCAGGCAATAGAAACGGTAAGGACCTGTCTGCAACAGCAAAGTTTAAGCTTCTATGGGATGCAAAAAAGCTCTATATACTTGCCTATGTAGAAGATCCTGAGCTTGATATGAGCAGCGGTAATCCGTGGGAGCATGACTCTTTTGAAATCTTTCTAGATGAGAACGGAGCGGCCGGCAGCGCTTATGACTCGGATGATATTCAGTTTAGAGTCAGCTATGATGGAAAGGTTGTAACAGGCAATGGAGACCTTTCCAGATTTACAACATCTGTTGTTCCTTATGAAAAAGACGGCAAAACAATAGGTTATATAGTAGAAGCCTCCATAGATTGGCTTTTGTCCCATGACACAGGCAATATTATGGGGTTTGACATGCAGGTAAACGATGCAAGCGGTGGTGTGAGAATAGGAACTCTTACCTTTAATGACAACACAAACTCTGCCTGGCAGAGCCCTGCTGTTTTTGGTCAACTAAGACTTTATTAA
- a CDS encoding LamG-like jellyroll fold domain-containing protein encodes MKIKNYFMLFLLFLFFSCSLGTQVLTSAENIDSIIERNIIGAEQPNLVANTTREIHVNTSSGLVDALENAMPGDTILIEPGIYTTEKTSADFATESGPVTRTWFFGSNKSGTAENPIILKGTDSNNRAILTGDGWEDAGYVFYLRGSYWIIENLEIKSGAKGIIIDAAHDILINNVKISEIGQEGLHIRDGSHHVRCNNIEVTHVGKLNDGFGEGVYIGSDNSVWKEGDGSNTGEKGLLYSRDVHDIIVSDSTIGGDITAEPFDIKEGTWNVVIENCDIYGSGVSGNNYADSLIDLKGTYAYVRQNRFYQEGNSKIKRGVHVISRVSSGVKAALTANNIYVHDNAFFLSDSVYIGQITSNTENIYMWNNSKNPMEGNLYSSGIIQSPPPDYTPTPTPTPTPTPTPTPTPTPTPTPTAQPEEGLLALWKFENSLKDAINNFTLIPSSSSVISGYSQGISNLCLDITNRGFLNGGTSDIFNFSSDNSFSISFWIKKDANPSSYPTLIERSNSKKGYKIMLTKDGKIRFRAYTGFDSININSSTRITDGLWHHIVFSYNKKVLTLYVDGNEESKTDSVDIASNPGDDIKIGGLSDGTSSNNAGPCSIDNLGFYNRALNIEEIRALSN; translated from the coding sequence ATGAAAATCAAAAATTATTTTATGCTGTTTCTTTTGTTTTTGTTTTTTTCATGTTCACTTGGCACACAAGTCCTCACATCAGCAGAAAATATTGATAGCATCATAGAAAGAAACATAATCGGAGCAGAACAACCCAATCTTGTAGCAAACACAACACGAGAAATCCACGTCAATACTTCTTCTGGATTGGTAGATGCATTGGAGAATGCGATGCCGGGAGACACCATTCTAATAGAACCCGGAATATACACAACAGAAAAGACATCTGCAGATTTTGCAACAGAAAGTGGTCCTGTTACAAGAACATGGTTCTTTGGCAGCAACAAGAGCGGAACAGCAGAAAATCCCATTATTTTAAAAGGCACAGACTCTAATAATAGAGCTATTCTTACCGGAGACGGGTGGGAAGATGCAGGATACGTGTTTTACCTCAGAGGGAGTTATTGGATAATAGAAAATTTGGAAATAAAAAGCGGAGCAAAGGGAATAATAATAGATGCAGCCCACGACATACTGATAAATAATGTAAAAATCTCAGAAATAGGCCAGGAAGGATTACACATTAGAGATGGGTCACATCATGTAAGGTGCAACAATATAGAAGTTACCCATGTAGGTAAATTAAATGATGGCTTTGGTGAGGGAGTATATATAGGATCGGATAATTCTGTCTGGAAAGAAGGAGATGGCAGTAATACTGGAGAAAAGGGGCTTCTGTACAGCAGAGATGTACATGATATAATAGTTTCGGACAGCACTATAGGTGGAGATATCACAGCAGAGCCTTTCGATATAAAAGAAGGAACATGGAATGTGGTTATCGAAAATTGTGATATTTATGGTTCCGGTGTTTCTGGTAATAATTATGCCGACAGCCTTATTGATCTTAAAGGCACATATGCTTATGTAAGGCAAAATCGTTTTTATCAAGAAGGTAACTCAAAAATAAAAAGGGGTGTGCATGTTATTTCAAGGGTTTCAAGCGGCGTGAAGGCTGCTCTTACAGCAAACAACATATATGTGCATGACAATGCTTTCTTTCTATCCGATTCTGTATATATAGGACAAATAACAAGTAATACAGAGAATATATATATGTGGAATAATTCTAAAAATCCGATGGAAGGTAATCTCTACTCTTCAGGAATAATTCAATCTCCTCCTCCAGATTATACACCTACACCTACACCTACACCTACACCTACACCTACTCCTACTCCTACTCCTACTCCTACTCCTACTCCTACCGCACAGCCGGAAGAAGGACTGTTGGCTTTATGGAAATTTGAAAACAGCTTAAAAGATGCCATAAACAATTTTACACTTATCCCGTCCAGTTCTTCTGTAATCAGTGGGTATAGTCAAGGTATATCCAACCTCTGCCTAGATATAACAAATAGAGGGTTTCTAAATGGAGGAACTTCTGATATTTTCAACTTTTCGTCAGATAATTCCTTTAGTATATCTTTTTGGATAAAAAAGGATGCTAATCCCAGCTCATATCCTACATTGATAGAAAGATCTAACTCAAAAAAAGGGTATAAAATTATGTTAACAAAAGATGGTAAAATAAGATTCCGTGCATACACCGGTTTTGATTCTATCAACATAAACAGTTCTACAAGGATAACAGATGGTCTCTGGCATCATATTGTATTCTCTTACAATAAAAAAGTATTAACACTTTATGTGGATGGAAATGAGGAATCAAAAACAGATTCTGTAGATATAGCATCAAATCCAGGTGACGATATAAAAATAGGCGGACTATCCGATGGGACTTCATCAAACAATGCAGGTCCATGCAGTATAGATAATCTAGGATTTTATAACAGGGCGTTAAATATAGAAGAAATACGTGCTTTGTCAAACTAA
- a CDS encoding DHH family phosphoesterase: MISSILQKLSGKDKKIYIISHSYPDYDSIASAVGLCWILQKYNIPSVILYHGEIESPSLVETIRCLDLELQYYTPDDKNITSDSYFLVVDAAYGNSNVISLPGTVIASIDHHETLSTKSLISDIRPDYGACSTIVCSYMQDLSLKPNEEVATLLLTAIFVDTDFLKRKVSSHDIEAISFLNNYGSLEKASSTANNSLIIPDVPLIKRALEKLVFYKFMAFFYLDEELRQEVLAIIADTIIKLEEITLVVGICKHKEGYKVSVRSEDKNNSAGVFIQTILREIGVGGGHVNMAGGFIKADMWPGENFIFDRCLDYVRSK, from the coding sequence ATGATAAGCAGCATATTACAGAAACTTTCTGGCAAAGATAAAAAAATATATATAATCTCCCATAGTTATCCTGATTATGACTCCATTGCATCTGCTGTTGGGTTGTGCTGGATATTGCAGAAATACAATATTCCTTCTGTAATTCTTTATCATGGAGAGATAGAGAGTCCATCTCTTGTTGAAACAATAAGATGTCTTGATCTAGAATTACAGTACTATACTCCGGATGATAAAAATATAACATCGGATTCTTATTTTCTTGTTGTCGATGCTGCCTATGGAAATTCTAATGTTATCTCTCTTCCTGGAACTGTTATTGCTTCTATAGATCATCATGAAACTCTTTCTACAAAAAGTCTTATTTCCGATATCAGGCCTGACTATGGAGCATGTTCTACTATTGTCTGTTCTTATATGCAGGACTTATCCTTAAAGCCCAATGAAGAAGTTGCTACTCTACTTCTGACTGCCATATTTGTAGATACAGATTTTCTAAAGAGAAAAGTTTCTTCCCATGATATTGAAGCTATCAGTTTTTTAAACAACTACGGAAGTTTGGAAAAGGCTTCTTCCACGGCTAACAATAGCTTGATAATTCCCGATGTTCCTTTGATAAAAAGAGCTCTAGAAAAGCTGGTTTTTTATAAGTTTATGGCTTTTTTTTATCTTGATGAAGAATTAAGACAGGAAGTTCTTGCCATAATCGCTGATACTATAATAAAATTGGAGGAAATAACCCTTGTTGTTGGTATATGTAAGCACAAAGAAGGTTATAAAGTATCCGTAAGAAGCGAGGATAAAAATAATTCTGCAGGTGTTTTCATACAAACAATTCTTCGAGAAATAGGAGTCGGTGGAGGTCATGTCAATATGGCAGGAGGCTTTATAAAAGCAGACATGTGGCCGGGAGAAAATTTTATTTTTGATAGATGTCTGGATTATGTAAGGAGTAAATAA
- a CDS encoding YdcF family protein has protein sequence MLFTLSRVISAFLLPPGIFIVLLAFYAMKEKTRGNTRTAATIGVFAIFIYLFSTPLFSNFVLSPLEPKQLLRIPSDAYCIVVLGGGSSGPVSVEQPSASSSSRLLYAAYLAKKLGLPLYITGGAVYKNSSAESLVMTEYVRNFGIKIYTEDKSKNTWENAKNMAKIIPNNSKIILITSAFHMPRAIWSFKKNGLEVIPAPCDYRIRYDLPLYMIFLPSVTSFESSSIALREYIAYLWYSLRYN, from the coding sequence ATGCTTTTTACTCTTTCAAGAGTGATAAGTGCTTTTCTCCTACCTCCCGGAATTTTTATAGTACTTCTAGCTTTTTATGCAATGAAAGAGAAAACAAGGGGTAATACTCGGACAGCCGCAACTATCGGTGTGTTTGCTATTTTTATTTATCTTTTTTCTACCCCCTTATTCTCCAATTTTGTTCTATCTCCTCTTGAGCCCAAACAACTTTTAAGAATACCTTCCGATGCTTATTGCATTGTTGTTCTAGGAGGAGGTTCTTCTGGGCCTGTTTCTGTAGAACAGCCATCTGCATCCTCTTCTTCCAGGCTTCTCTATGCAGCTTATCTTGCAAAAAAGCTTGGGCTACCTCTTTATATAACAGGAGGTGCTGTCTACAAAAACTCATCTGCGGAATCTTTGGTTATGACAGAATATGTAAGAAATTTTGGAATCAAAATATATACGGAAGATAAAAGCAAAAATACATGGGAAAATGCAAAAAATATGGCAAAAATAATTCCCAATAATAGTAAAATAATCTTGATTACATCGGCCTTCCATATGCCCAGAGCAATTTGGTCATTTAAGAAAAATGGTCTAGAAGTAATCCCTGCTCCATGTGATTACAGAATCCGTTATGACTTACCTCTTTATATGATTTTTTTACCTTCTGTTACTTCCTTTGAATCCTCATCCATTGCTCTAAGAGAATATATTGCTTATTTATGGTATAGCTTAAGATATAATTAA
- a CDS encoding TraB/GumN family protein has protein sequence MGSIERVVFGDREIILVGTAHVSQESVDDVRNMIENENPDSICVEIDAGRLETLKDKNRWSKLDVFKIIKQGQGFMLLASLVLSSFQKRMGLETGVNPGDEMKAAVELAESKNIPYYLCDRDIQITLKRAWAKTSFWGKNKLLAALLGSAFSNEKISEEELKKLKEQDALNSMMEELADYLPDVKTVLIDERDTYLATKIWQSPGKKTVAVVGAGHMPGIISCIKSFADERHMPELKELEKIPPKSKLTSFLPWLIPAAVIGLIVAGFFIKGPAHAFNMFILWFAVNGVLAAIGSLVAGAHPLTILAGLVSAPFTSLTPVVGVGMVTGLVEASLRKPRVEDLERINDDITSIKGFFKNRVTKILMVFFLSSVGSSIGTFIGIPWLSGLLAG, from the coding sequence ATGGGCAGCATAGAAAGGGTGGTTTTTGGAGATAGAGAGATAATCCTTGTTGGTACGGCTCATGTATCACAGGAAAGTGTTGATGATGTGAGAAATATGATAGAAAATGAGAATCCCGATTCCATATGTGTTGAAATAGATGCGGGACGGCTTGAGACTCTTAAGGATAAAAACAGATGGTCAAAACTAGATGTGTTCAAGATAATAAAACAGGGGCAGGGTTTTATGCTGCTTGCAAGCTTGGTTCTTTCTTCTTTTCAAAAAAGAATGGGGCTTGAGACAGGGGTAAATCCTGGTGATGAGATGAAAGCTGCAGTAGAGCTGGCAGAGAGTAAGAATATTCCTTATTATTTATGCGATAGAGATATTCAGATTACTTTAAAGCGGGCGTGGGCAAAGACATCTTTTTGGGGAAAGAACAAGCTTCTTGCTGCATTGCTTGGTTCTGCTTTTAGCAATGAGAAGATCTCGGAAGAAGAATTGAAAAAGCTCAAGGAACAAGATGCTTTGAATTCTATGATGGAAGAGCTTGCCGATTATCTTCCCGATGTTAAGACAGTTTTGATTGATGAAAGAGATACTTATCTGGCAACAAAAATATGGCAGTCTCCGGGCAAGAAAACAGTTGCTGTTGTTGGAGCGGGCCATATGCCGGGTATAATATCCTGTATAAAATCTTTTGCAGATGAAAGACATATGCCTGAACTCAAAGAATTGGAAAAAATACCTCCCAAAAGTAAATTAACATCTTTTTTACCATGGTTGATACCCGCTGCAGTAATAGGTCTTATTGTTGCTGGCTTTTTTATAAAAGGTCCTGCCCATGCTTTTAATATGTTTATTCTCTGGTTTGCCGTAAATGGTGTACTGGCTGCAATAGGTTCTCTCGTAGCAGGTGCACATCCCCTTACAATACTTGCAGGGCTTGTAAGTGCTCCTTTTACTTCTCTTACTCCTGTTGTAGGTGTAGGTATGGTGACAGGATTGGTTGAGGCTTCTCTCAGAAAGCCAAGAGTGGAGGACTTGGAGAGAATAAACGATGATATAACAAGTATAAAAGGATTCTTTAAAAACAGGGTGACAAAGATTCTTATGGTCTTCTTTCTTTCTTCTGTGGGAAGTTCCATAGGTACTTTTATTGGTATCCCCTGGCTTTCTGGATTGTTGGCAGGATAG